One genomic segment of Pseudomonas fortuita includes these proteins:
- a CDS encoding TenA family transcriptional regulator, translating into MSFFDTLQMQTTQERQALFAVPVIRDALAGHVSLDSYVAFLTQAYHHVRHTVPLMMACGARLPSRLEWLRGAVCEYIEEEYGHEQWILNDINACGADWEAVRDGRPALPIELMVAYLYDLIARGNPVGLFGMVNVLEGTSIALATQAAGTIQSTLALPDRAFSYLSSHGALDQDHMVTYRQLMDRLDDADDQRAVIHAAKVVYRLYTDMFHGLPRAGLQEVRHALA; encoded by the coding sequence ATGTCCTTTTTCGATACCCTGCAAATGCAAACTACCCAGGAGCGTCAGGCCCTGTTTGCCGTACCGGTCATACGCGATGCGCTGGCTGGGCACGTCAGCCTCGACAGCTATGTGGCCTTCCTGACCCAGGCATACCACCATGTACGCCACACCGTGCCACTGATGATGGCGTGCGGGGCGCGGCTGCCATCGCGTTTGGAATGGCTGCGCGGCGCCGTGTGCGAATACATCGAGGAGGAGTACGGCCACGAGCAGTGGATCCTCAACGACATCAATGCCTGTGGTGCCGATTGGGAGGCGGTGCGTGACGGTCGCCCGGCGCTGCCGATCGAGCTGATGGTCGCCTACCTTTACGACTTGATTGCCCGTGGCAACCCGGTCGGGCTGTTTGGCATGGTCAACGTACTCGAAGGCACCAGCATTGCCCTGGCCACCCAGGCCGCCGGCACAATCCAGAGCACGCTGGCGTTGCCCGACAGGGCCTTCAGCTACCTCAGCTCCCATGGCGCGCTGGACCAGGACCACATGGTCACCTACCGGCAGCTGATGGACCGCCTTGATGATGCTGACGACCAGCGGGCTGTGATTCATGCGGCCAAGGTGGTTTACCGCCTGTACACCGACATGTTCCACGGGCTGCCGCGTGCGGGCCTGCAAGAGGTGCGTCATGCGCTTGCCTGA
- a CDS encoding SDR family oxidoreductase, with the protein MRLPECVVILTGASGGIGLELAEQLCAAGARVLAVSRQMGKLASLMNRYHDRLLWQSADLRSHGGREQVLARAREMGGVNVLINAAGVNRFALFDQIDEQALDELLDINLKAALQLTRVCLPLLRAQPRALVVNVGSTYGSIGYPGYATYCASKFALRGFSEALRRELADTSVNVMYAAPRATRTAMNSTAATALNQALKVGMDDPADVARAVLKAVQSERSELYLGWPEKLFVRINGMLPGVVDRALRKQLPVIRRYLASHSKESIK; encoded by the coding sequence ATGCGCTTGCCTGAGTGTGTAGTGATACTCACCGGCGCCAGCGGAGGCATCGGCCTGGAGTTGGCCGAGCAGCTGTGTGCAGCCGGTGCCCGGGTACTGGCGGTGAGCCGGCAGATGGGCAAGCTCGCCAGTTTGATGAACCGTTATCACGACAGGCTGCTGTGGCAATCGGCCGACCTGCGCAGCCATGGCGGGCGTGAGCAGGTGCTCGCCCGTGCCCGGGAGATGGGCGGGGTCAATGTCCTGATCAATGCCGCAGGCGTGAACCGTTTTGCCCTGTTCGACCAGATCGACGAACAGGCGCTGGACGAGTTGCTGGACATCAACCTCAAAGCCGCCTTGCAACTGACGCGTGTGTGCCTGCCGCTGCTGCGCGCACAACCCAGGGCACTGGTGGTCAACGTCGGATCCACCTACGGCTCGATCGGCTACCCCGGCTATGCCACCTACTGCGCCAGCAAGTTTGCCCTGCGCGGCTTCTCTGAGGCGCTGCGCCGCGAGCTGGCGGATACCTCGGTGAATGTCATGTACGCCGCCCCCCGGGCAACCCGCACAGCGATGAACAGCACCGCCGCCACGGCGCTCAACCAGGCGCTGAAGGTCGGCATGGACGACCCGGCAGATGTGGCCCGCGCTGTGCTCAAGGCCGTGCAGTCAGAACGCAGCGAGCTTTACCTGGGGTGGCCAGAAAAGCTTTTTGTACGCATCAACGGCATGTTGCCCGGCGTGGTCGACCGCGCACTGCGCAAGCAATTGCCGGTGATCCGCCGCTACCTTGCTAGCCATTCCAAGGAGTCGATCAAATGA